A single region of the Planctomycetota bacterium genome encodes:
- a CDS encoding sulfatase-like hydrolase/transferase, translating into MNAFSNKIKWRHVFINNALPKQFKISAIAIFGLLVCYALLRLGFFLANRGFFVDVSAGEILWSFIYGLRFDISALLMINGALLLLYNFPGNPAARWPWFRLGLLLLFWLANLVFIGLNLSDYIYFPTIQRRLMSEIYTILPDILRMLPSTLLEYYYMVLLLLAGGAGFVFASLWLFRKADKLFAYSPNILKESAWLVVIILLLMLGIRGGLQSRPIRPAHAFFSANRSTGYLTLNSSFTILRSLTQTNLPSYKLMPADEALKTVQAMLKADNEQILDPQYPFLRQRSSAGHPGKPNVVVFILESWTADYCQSVSGQSTAMPFFDSLTDQGMLFTNFLANGQRSIIAQTSILTSIPGFFSTNLRGSKKVMIGSQSEMNRFLGLGTILMKEGYATSFHHGAKTGSMGFDAYSRLAGFSNYYGKEDYPNLTASATDGTWGVWDEEFFLDSLRRMDGFKEPFCSVVFSLTSHDPFPIPERRQSLFSQYSNETKFQRVLRYTDYSLQQFFNAAQNKPWFKNTIFIITGDHTNYSRPNILRSYYHVPLLIYAPGIIKPQRCNQIGSQVDILPTILDLLSIPTVHASMGRSLLDTTKTHYAVMTEGAYCVIFDDCFVLLDDLEKTTGLFDYHADPYLKDNLLTRDPETARKLKHHLYAYIQEVTYAITNDKVCRDEDIKINKPEGTK; encoded by the coding sequence TCTACGGCCTGCGGTTTGACATCTCGGCTCTGCTGATGATTAACGGCGCGCTGTTATTATTGTATAACTTCCCGGGCAACCCGGCGGCGCGCTGGCCCTGGTTCAGATTGGGATTGCTTCTGCTTTTCTGGCTGGCCAATCTGGTATTTATCGGGCTTAACCTGTCCGATTACATCTATTTTCCGACCATCCAGCGCCGGCTGATGTCAGAAATCTACACCATCCTGCCGGACATTCTGCGCATGCTGCCTTCGACGCTCCTGGAATACTATTATATGGTCCTGTTGCTGCTGGCCGGCGGCGCCGGATTTGTATTCGCGAGTTTGTGGTTATTCCGAAAGGCGGATAAGTTATTTGCCTACAGCCCCAATATCTTAAAGGAAAGCGCCTGGCTGGTTGTGATAATATTGCTGCTGATGCTGGGAATCCGGGGCGGCCTGCAATCCCGGCCCATCCGCCCGGCCCACGCATTTTTTTCGGCCAACCGCAGCACCGGATACCTGACCCTGAATTCCTCTTTCACCATCTTAAGAAGCCTGACCCAGACCAACCTGCCCAGTTACAAACTCATGCCCGCAGACGAGGCGCTGAAGACCGTGCAGGCCATGCTCAAGGCCGATAACGAGCAGATACTCGACCCGCAATATCCGTTCCTGAGACAGCGGTCATCGGCCGGCCACCCCGGGAAACCCAATGTAGTGGTGTTTATTTTGGAGAGTTGGACAGCCGATTATTGCCAGAGCGTTTCCGGACAGTCAACAGCCATGCCGTTCTTCGACAGCCTGACTGACCAGGGCATGCTCTTCACCAATTTCCTGGCCAACGGCCAGCGTTCGATTATCGCCCAGACGTCAATCCTGACGTCCATTCCGGGGTTTTTCTCGACCAATCTGCGCGGGTCTAAAAAGGTCATGATCGGCTCGCAATCCGAGATGAACCGGTTTCTGGGTTTGGGAACCATTCTGATGAAAGAAGGCTACGCCACCTCGTTCCATCACGGAGCCAAGACCGGCTCGATGGGTTTTGACGCCTATTCCAGGCTGGCCGGATTTTCCAATTATTACGGCAAGGAGGATTACCCAAACCTGACCGCCAGCGCCACGGACGGCACCTGGGGCGTCTGGGATGAGGAATTTTTCCTGGATTCCCTGCGCCGGATGGACGGATTCAAAGAGCCGTTCTGTTCGGTGGTGTTCTCGCTGACCTCGCACGACCCGTTCCCGATTCCGGAGCGCCGGCAATCCCTGTTCAGCCAATATTCCAATGAAACCAAATTCCAGCGGGTGCTCCGCTATACCGATTATTCGCTCCAGCAATTCTTTAACGCGGCCCAAAATAAACCCTGGTTCAAGAATACGATATTTATCATCACCGGCGACCACACCAATTATTCCCGGCCCAATATCCTGCGTTCGTATTATCACGTCCCGCTCCTGATTTACGCGCCCGGTATTATCAAGCCCCAACGCTGTAACCAGATTGGCTCGCAGGTGGATATTCTGCCCACCATCCTGGACCTGTTGTCGATTCCCACCGTCCACGCCTCAATGGGCCGCTCGCTCCTGGACACAACCAAGACCCATTATGCCGTGATGACCGAAGGCGCGTATTGCGTTATATTTGACGACTGCTTTGTCCTGCTGGACGACCTGGAAAAGACCACCGGGCTGTTTGATTATCACGCCGACCCTTATCTTAAGGATAACCTGCTGACCCGGGATCCGGAAACGGCCCGGAAATTAAAGCATCATCTCTACGCCTATATCCAGGAGGTGACCTACGCCATAACCAATGATAAGGTCTGCCGGGACGAGGATATTAAAATCAATAAGCCGGAAGGAACCAAATGA
- a CDS encoding metallophosphoesterase has translation MKNKRLLWLGLLIFNLIVIAFLLAVIHVHSDYANTPPNNFIGNNSFHQPINSGGGHPFTFLVIGDSRAKKTSEHLIKLARAKGEPAFMVMNGDFVWRPGIWNHRFFLTRMLNVIKPSFPVFLVPGNHEISDYGNPGDPGMENPERQVTSQVYEMLYGPRNLDFVYNNCLFIICDGSDRSPVNYLDYLRDVLSKKALGKKYIFVFTHYPPKGLDAVIKKACLPDEQEFFALMEQYKVNYCFFGHHHGYWKGERNSTTYIISGGGGTRLEPHIPDKLHHILRMTVGPDKISEEKITSPAQSNLGNWFGETAFTYIFPVIDTNGWALYIILVVFMLDSGMAFFLFRRAAPKPRLDGLKSPE, from the coding sequence ATGAAGAATAAAAGATTACTCTGGCTGGGCCTTTTAATATTTAACCTAATCGTTATTGCTTTTTTGCTGGCGGTAATTCACGTCCACTCTGACTATGCAAATACACCGCCTAATAATTTTATAGGGAACAACTCTTTTCATCAACCCATAAACTCAGGAGGCGGACATCCGTTTACATTCCTGGTCATCGGCGACAGCCGCGCCAAAAAGACCTCGGAACACCTGATAAAACTGGCCCGTGCCAAAGGTGAGCCGGCATTTATGGTTATGAACGGTGATTTTGTCTGGCGGCCGGGCATCTGGAACCACCGGTTCTTCCTGACCCGGATGCTCAACGTAATCAAGCCGTCCTTCCCGGTCTTCCTGGTCCCGGGTAATCATGAAATCAGCGATTATGGCAATCCGGGAGACCCGGGAATGGAAAACCCCGAACGCCAGGTAACAAGCCAGGTTTATGAGATGCTCTACGGACCGAGGAATCTTGATTTCGTTTATAACAACTGCCTGTTTATCATCTGCGACGGAAGCGACCGCAGCCCGGTGAATTATCTTGATTATCTCCGGGATGTCTTGTCCAAAAAGGCATTGGGGAAAAAATATATCTTCGTCTTTACCCACTACCCGCCCAAAGGACTGGATGCCGTCATCAAAAAGGCCTGCCTGCCTGACGAGCAGGAATTCTTCGCCCTGATGGAACAATACAAGGTCAATTACTGCTTCTTCGGCCACCATCACGGCTACTGGAAGGGCGAGCGTAACAGCACGACCTACATCATCAGCGGCGGCGGCGGCACCCGGCTGGAGCCGCATATCCCGGACAAGCTCCATCATATCCTGCGGATGACCGTCGGTCCAGACAAGATTAGCGAAGAGAAGATTACCAGCCCGGCCCAAAGCAATCTGGGAAACTGGTTCGGGGAAACCGCCTTTACTTATATTTTCCCGGTTATCGATACGAACGGCTGGGCGCTTTATATCATTCTGGTTGTTTTCATGCTTGATAGCGGGATGGCGTTTTTCCTGTTCCGCAGGGCCGCCCCAAAACCACGGCTGGACGGCCTCAAGTCACCCGAATAA
- a CDS encoding methylated-DNA--[protein]-cysteine S-methyltransferase, whose amino-acid sequence MNYLFKTNFGWCGISADENVIRRIVLPSHNKRLVLQRLNKPNRVHKNNSGLAPAITGLLKDLIRYFNGEKVDFNNPARYISGLTDASDFERAVYQTLISIPYGRVRSYQWVAQRAGHPKAGRAVGNALAKNPLPIIIPCHRVIKSDDSLGNFSALGGTGLKKKLLELEKAFPPRPDGIPAEKGIRGDKGKVLSCVI is encoded by the coding sequence ATGAATTATCTGTTCAAAACCAATTTCGGCTGGTGCGGGATTTCTGCGGATGAAAATGTTATCCGAAGAATCGTCCTGCCTTCGCATAATAAGCGCCTGGTATTGCAGAGACTGAATAAACCCAATCGCGTCCATAAAAATAATTCCGGTCTGGCGCCGGCGATAACCGGGCTGCTTAAAGACCTGATCCGGTATTTTAATGGAGAAAAGGTTGACTTCAATAACCCGGCAAGATATATAAGCGGTTTAACCGATGCGAGTGATTTTGAAAGGGCGGTATATCAGACTTTAATATCAATTCCTTACGGCCGGGTGAGGTCTTACCAATGGGTGGCGCAACGGGCCGGGCATCCCAAGGCCGGCCGGGCCGTGGGCAATGCCCTGGCTAAAAATCCGCTGCCCATTATCATACCCTGCCACCGGGTGATTAAATCAGACGACTCGCTGGGCAATTTCTCCGCGCTGGGCGGAACCGGGCTGAAGAAAAAACTCCTGGAGCTGGAGAAGGCGTTCCCGCCCCGTCCCGACGGGATCCCTGCCGAGAAAGGAATTCGGGGTGACAAAGGAAAGGTATTAAGTTGCGTCATATGA
- the yidC gene encoding membrane protein insertase YidC — MDKRTVLFILLTVVIWFLYIQFVAPRPQPPVVTREITENDTVTAAGEMTPTRKALISAPEKTGTAFRQPANIEPRQKVLENNYIKVTLSNKGAAIESLVLKQYKSARLALSSESSGQLSLINTAYPSKYALSLKHLNSTDDLESGLWEVVTETAFSVKFRYTTPQGLIIYKLFSLDKYNYALDFSINLENISGSPITSTLLIQGVDTMPPESYNATDVTGLYSYTDPPITDTVRGEKTDLNAEDGQIKWYLEQPAPSTMKKDMKKKNSTSFTLVRGQDNVYWTGITNKYFSSILVPASVADISIYGFNVRECPALPNNSSPYSNLDFYIQTRDFVLNPKEAKNLDFLFYAGPKKASDLAVFSHLGFDKLLSYGWFGFISKLLLLILGGLFGLFKNYGIAVIFLTIVVKVLMFPITKKGQVSMYHLQKLQPRIKALQEQYKNDKRRFGEEQLKLFKEFGVNPLSGCLPMLLQIPVFIGLYWALAQAIELRQSPFMLWITDLSQPDQLCKLPFPILGAHYLHVLPLIMTVSWLVQSLTQPKSPDPQARQQQKMFLFMPLVFGIMFYSVPSGLTLYWFTSTLLGIAEQILIKKYYFR, encoded by the coding sequence ATGGATAAACGAACTGTTTTATTTATTCTGCTCACGGTGGTTATCTGGTTTTTATATATCCAGTTCGTGGCGCCCCGGCCACAACCACCGGTTGTCACCAGAGAAATTACCGAAAATGATACGGTTACGGCGGCGGGCGAAATGACGCCAACCCGGAAAGCGCTCATCTCCGCCCCGGAAAAAACCGGGACCGCCTTCCGCCAACCCGCCAATATCGAGCCCAGGCAAAAGGTGCTGGAGAATAATTATATCAAAGTAACCCTTTCCAATAAAGGCGCGGCTATAGAATCCCTCGTCCTCAAACAATACAAGTCGGCCCGGCTGGCCCTGTCATCAGAATCTTCCGGCCAATTATCCCTTATAAATACAGCCTACCCTTCTAAATACGCCCTTTCCCTCAAACATCTAAATTCCACCGATGACCTCGAATCCGGGCTTTGGGAGGTGGTAACAGAAACCGCTTTTTCTGTAAAATTCCGTTATACGACACCGCAGGGACTAATTATTTATAAGTTATTTTCCCTGGATAAATACAATTATGCCCTGGATTTCTCAATCAATCTGGAAAATATTTCCGGCAGCCCCATTACCTCAACCCTGCTCATCCAGGGCGTGGACACCATGCCTCCAGAGTCATATAATGCAACGGATGTTACCGGATTATACTCCTATACCGACCCGCCGATTACGGATACCGTCCGGGGCGAAAAAACCGACCTGAACGCCGAAGACGGGCAGATCAAATGGTATCTGGAACAGCCCGCCCCGTCTACGATGAAAAAGGACATGAAGAAAAAGAACAGCACATCCTTTACTTTGGTCCGGGGGCAAGATAATGTTTACTGGACCGGTATTACCAACAAATATTTTTCCTCTATTCTCGTACCGGCATCCGTAGCCGACATCAGCATCTACGGTTTTAACGTCCGTGAATGCCCGGCCTTACCCAATAATTCCAGCCCATATTCAAACCTGGACTTCTATATCCAGACCCGGGATTTCGTCCTTAATCCCAAAGAAGCGAAGAATCTGGATTTCCTGTTTTATGCCGGCCCGAAAAAAGCATCTGATTTGGCCGTGTTTTCCCATCTGGGATTCGATAAATTGCTGTCCTACGGCTGGTTCGGGTTCATCAGCAAGCTTCTCCTTTTGATACTGGGCGGACTGTTCGGGCTCTTCAAGAATTACGGCATTGCGGTCATCTTCCTTACCATTGTGGTAAAGGTGCTTATGTTCCCGATTACTAAAAAGGGCCAGGTCTCCATGTATCACCTCCAGAAGCTCCAACCCCGCATCAAGGCCCTGCAGGAACAATATAAAAACGACAAGCGCAGGTTTGGCGAGGAGCAGCTGAAGCTGTTTAAGGAGTTTGGGGTTAATCCATTGAGCGGCTGCCTGCCCATGCTCCTTCAGATACCGGTCTTTATCGGCCTCTACTGGGCGCTGGCTCAGGCCATTGAATTGCGCCAGTCGCCCTTTATGCTCTGGATTACCGACCTGTCCCAGCCGGACCAGCTGTGCAAACTGCCGTTTCCGATTCTGGGCGCGCATTATCTCCACGTCCTGCCCCTGATTATGACCGTTTCCTGGCTGGTCCAGTCGCTCACCCAGCCCAAATCGCCCGACCCGCAGGCCCGTCAACAGCAGAAGATGTTCCTGTTCATGCCCCTGGTTTTTGGCATCATGTTCTATAGCGTCCCTTCGGGCCTGACCCTGTACTGGTTCACTAGCACGCTCCTGGGCATCGCGGAACAAATCCTGATTAAGAAATATTATTTCAGATAA
- the mnmE gene encoding tRNA uridine-5-carboxymethylaminomethyl(34) synthesis GTPase MnmE, with the protein MDDTIIAVSSPSGNSLKGIIRLSGSRAFSLVQRAINKRILWENIWRSLDVTLNINQSKIPATLFLMPAPRSYTREDVVEIHVPGSRILLEILVEYFTRKGARLARPGEFTQRAFLNGRLNLTQAKAVLDIIHASSEQEHRLAVNQLNQYAFRHIKEINQHLLELACQIELTLDFSDQGVEIIPPQQIKTSLKRIIADINKILQESSGRSAGADGISLVLCGRPNTGKSSLFNCLVKDRRNIVSPVPGTTHDYIEGTFSYRNTEFRIFDTAGIDRPTAETPLPMRQADIYLLVIDSSIGVTKQDQATLKRLNPSKTILVANKTDLFPKNSTFHIPHSAFYKCSARTGSGIIALKDSLVKKIKAAPPERASSRTLINLRRQETLVSCLKSLNQALTGVNNLTSYEFVALDLKDALERLNMALGDFAAGKHLAADDILNNIFSGFCIGK; encoded by the coding sequence ATGGACGATACCATCATCGCCGTTTCCAGCCCGAGCGGGAATTCACTCAAAGGCATCATCCGCCTTTCCGGCAGCCGGGCATTCAGTCTGGTCCAAAGGGCTATCAATAAAAGGATCCTCTGGGAAAATATCTGGCGTTCTCTTGATGTCACCCTTAATATAAATCAATCAAAGATTCCGGCGACCCTGTTTCTGATGCCGGCGCCCCGCTCCTACACCCGCGAAGACGTGGTGGAAATCCATGTCCCGGGTTCAAGGATCCTACTGGAAATCCTGGTGGAATATTTTACCCGAAAAGGCGCCCGCCTGGCCCGGCCCGGCGAATTCACCCAACGCGCCTTTCTTAACGGACGGCTTAATCTAACCCAGGCCAAGGCGGTCTTGGATATCATCCACGCATCGTCCGAACAGGAACACCGCCTGGCCGTAAACCAACTGAATCAGTACGCCTTCCGCCATATTAAAGAAATAAACCAGCACCTGCTTGAACTGGCTTGCCAAATAGAGCTGACGCTTGATTTCTCTGACCAGGGGGTGGAAATCATCCCGCCCCAGCAGATAAAAACATCCCTCAAACGCATTATCGCCGACATAAATAAAATCCTGCAGGAATCCTCCGGCCGTTCCGCAGGTGCGGACGGAATCTCTCTGGTTCTGTGCGGCCGGCCCAATACCGGGAAATCCAGTTTATTCAACTGCCTGGTCAAGGATCGGAGGAATATCGTCTCGCCGGTTCCCGGCACCACCCATGATTATATAGAAGGTACGTTCTCTTACAGAAATACCGAATTTAGGATATTTGATACGGCTGGGATAGACAGGCCAACAGCCGAAACGCCACTTCCAATGAGACAAGCAGATATTTATTTGTTAGTCATTGACTCGTCTATCGGTGTAACCAAACAAGACCAGGCCACTCTCAAGCGCCTTAATCCATCCAAAACCATTTTGGTTGCTAATAAAACAGATTTATTCCCCAAGAATTCCACATTCCACATCCCGCATTCCGCATTTTATAAGTGTTCCGCCCGCACCGGCTCCGGCATTATTGCACTCAAAGACTCGCTCGTAAAAAAGATCAAAGCCGCGCCGCCCGAACGCGCATCCAGCCGGACGCTCATTAACCTGCGCCGGCAGGAAACCCTGGTCTCCTGTCTGAAATCACTAAACCAGGCATTGACCGGGGTAAACAACCTGACCTCTTACGAATTCGTTGCGCTGGACCTGAAGGACGCGCTGGAACGATTAAATATGGCGCTGGGAGATTTCGCTGCCGGAAAACACTTGGCGGCTGACGACATCCTAAACAACATCTTCTCCGGATTTTGTATCGGAAAATAA